From Aquabacter sp. L1I39, the proteins below share one genomic window:
- the pgeF gene encoding peptidoglycan editing factor PgeF, with protein MKIEAPSLSRLPGIRHAFFTRQGGISTGIYASLNGGMGSRDELTNVQENRARMAASLGIAPEALVACWQVHSATAVRLESPWTREDAPQADAVVTAVPGLGATITVADCGPVLFADPVARVVGAAHAGWKGAFGGVLAATVARMEDLGARRDRVVAAIGPLIRQDSYEVGDDFIARFMEEDRGHSRFFRAAERPGHALFDLPGFIAHRLKEAGVVTVEDLGLDTYADETRFFSYRRSTHRKEPDYGRMVAAITLA; from the coding sequence ATGAAGATCGAAGCCCCTTCCCTTTCCCGCCTGCCAGGTATCCGGCACGCCTTTTTCACCAGGCAGGGTGGCATCTCGACGGGGATCTATGCCAGCCTGAATGGCGGCATGGGATCGCGGGATGAGCTGACGAACGTCCAGGAAAACCGGGCCCGCATGGCAGCCAGCCTCGGGATTGCGCCCGAGGCGCTGGTCGCCTGCTGGCAGGTGCACTCCGCCACCGCCGTACGCCTGGAGAGCCCTTGGACCCGGGAGGACGCCCCCCAGGCCGACGCGGTCGTGACAGCGGTTCCAGGCCTCGGCGCCACCATCACGGTGGCGGACTGCGGCCCCGTTCTCTTTGCCGATCCGGTGGCGCGGGTGGTGGGTGCCGCCCATGCGGGCTGGAAGGGCGCCTTCGGCGGCGTTCTCGCGGCAACGGTCGCGCGCATGGAGGATCTGGGCGCCCGGCGCGACCGCGTGGTGGCGGCGATCGGCCCGCTCATCCGCCAGGACAGCTATGAGGTGGGCGACGACTTCATCGCCCGCTTCATGGAGGAAGACCGGGGGCATTCCCGCTTCTTCCGCGCCGCCGAGCGGCCGGGGCACGCCTTGTTCGATCTGCCGGGCTTCATCGCCCACCGGCTGAAGGAGGCGGGCGTGGTCACTGTGGAGGATCTGGGGCTCGACACCTACGCGGACGAGACCCGCTTCTTCAGCTACCGCCGCTCCACCCATCGAAAGGAGCCAGATTACGGCCGCATGGTCGCGGCCATTACCCTTGCATGA
- a CDS encoding class I SAM-dependent methyltransferase: MTPLEEEIRALIAAEGPIPVSRYMALCLAHPVHGYYLTRDPLGAKGDFTTAPEISQMFGELLGLWSAAVWQSMHAPQTVRLVELGPGRGTLMADALRAGRIVPGFTDAVDVHLVETSPVLRRKQEEALRPSGARVTWHARIEDVPAGPSIILANEFFDALPIAQFVRAANGWHERKVGIGPDGALAFGVDPISSPMASAFARHIPPPYKPGAVLEHLESGAMEALAGRLAAGEGAALIIDYGHMRSGLGDTLQALSAHRFADPLAQPGEADLTAHVDFAALARSATRAGARAFGPLTQGDFLERLGLSARADRLKFNATVDQKEAVDVAHRRLAGTADGEMGTLFKVLCLTSTAFVSPPGFDPSEAFSESP, from the coding sequence GTGACGCCGCTGGAGGAGGAAATCCGCGCCCTCATCGCGGCGGAAGGTCCCATTCCGGTGAGCCGCTACATGGCGCTGTGCCTGGCCCATCCGGTGCATGGCTATTATCTCACCCGCGATCCCCTGGGGGCGAAGGGGGACTTCACCACCGCCCCTGAGATCAGCCAGATGTTCGGCGAGCTGCTGGGCCTGTGGTCCGCCGCCGTCTGGCAGAGCATGCACGCCCCGCAGACCGTGCGACTGGTGGAGCTCGGTCCGGGCCGGGGCACGCTGATGGCCGATGCGCTGCGCGCCGGGCGCATTGTGCCAGGCTTCACCGACGCGGTTGACGTGCATCTGGTAGAGACGAGCCCGGTTTTGCGTCGCAAGCAAGAGGAGGCCTTGCGCCCCAGCGGCGCCAGGGTCACCTGGCATGCGCGGATTGAGGATGTGCCCGCGGGCCCTTCCATAATTCTCGCGAACGAGTTCTTCGACGCCTTGCCTATCGCGCAGTTCGTCCGGGCCGCCAATGGTTGGCATGAGCGCAAGGTCGGCATCGGCCCAGATGGCGCCCTTGCCTTCGGCGTCGATCCGATTTCCTCTCCTATGGCCTCTGCCTTTGCCCGCCATATCCCGCCGCCCTACAAGCCGGGCGCGGTGCTGGAGCATCTGGAGAGCGGCGCCATGGAGGCCCTCGCCGGCCGGCTCGCTGCCGGTGAAGGGGCGGCTCTCATCATTGATTACGGCCATATGCGCAGCGGGCTCGGCGATACCCTTCAGGCGCTCTCGGCGCATCGCTTCGCAGATCCCCTGGCCCAGCCCGGCGAGGCGGACCTGACCGCCCATGTGGACTTTGCCGCTTTGGCACGGTCCGCGACCCGCGCAGGCGCCCGAGCGTTCGGCCCCCTCACCCAGGGCGACTTCCTGGAGCGCCTCGGCCTGTCCGCCCGCGCCGATCGCCTCAAATTCAATGCAACGGTCGACCAGAAGGAAGCGGTGGATGTCGCCCACCGCCGCCTCGCGGGAACGGCGGACGGAGAGATGGGCACGCTGTTCAAGGTGTTGTGCCTCACCAGCACCGCCTTCGTCTCGCCCCCCGGATTTGATCCGTCCGAAGCCTTTTCGGAGAGCCCATGA
- a CDS encoding YaiI/YqxD family protein → MIRQPPRPEPIAIYVDADACPVKEETYKVALRHGLKVFVVSNSPIAVPREPWIERVVVASGADVADDWIASRAVRGDVVVTADIPLADRCVKTGASVIAPNGKVFTEATIGAALATRNLMEDLRSAGEMTRGPRPFAPRDRSAFLSALDLAIVRLKRAGYVT, encoded by the coding sequence ATGATTAGACAGCCGCCCCGCCCCGAACCGATCGCCATCTATGTGGATGCAGATGCCTGCCCCGTAAAGGAGGAGACCTACAAGGTCGCCCTCCGACATGGACTGAAGGTGTTCGTGGTGAGCAATTCGCCCATTGCCGTGCCCCGCGAGCCGTGGATCGAGCGGGTGGTGGTGGCGAGCGGGGCGGATGTGGCAGATGATTGGATCGCCAGCCGAGCGGTGCGGGGCGATGTGGTGGTGACGGCGGACATTCCGCTGGCGGACCGGTGCGTGAAGACGGGCGCGTCGGTCATCGCACCGAACGGAAAGGTCTTTACAGAGGCCACCATCGGAGCGGCCCTGGCCACGCGCAACCTGATGGAGGATCTGCGCTCGGCCGGAGAAATGACCCGCGGGCCGCGCCCATTCGCCCCGCGCGACCGCTCGGCCTTTCTCTCCGCGCTCGATCTGGCCATCGTCCGCCTGAAGCGGGCCGGCTATGTCACTTGA
- a CDS encoding tyrosine recombinase XerC, whose protein sequence is MASSDETKARRTQGALLSVTEQDVGAAAEGWLARLAHERHLSPKTREAYARDLTRVLTILTEHLGGRPSLADLATLKPADVRAVLAARRSEGSAPRTLVRLLAAARSFARHLEREGLGKVAPLSSVRAPKVPRGLPKPVTPDAAKALADPATRAGEARENWVLARDAAVIALLYGAGLRISEALNLTANQVPTAGKLPATGEVGQITVTGKGNKTRMVPLIAPVAQAIADYVALCPFPLSPDGPLFRGARGGPLSPRIIQQAVERMRGALGLPDSATPHALRHSFATHLLARGGELRAIQELLGHASLSTTQIYTALDETRLMEAYRAFHPRA, encoded by the coding sequence ATGGCCAGCAGCGACGAGACCAAGGCGCGGCGGACCCAAGGGGCGCTGCTTTCGGTGACCGAGCAGGACGTGGGCGCCGCTGCCGAAGGCTGGCTGGCGCGCCTCGCCCATGAGCGCCACCTGTCCCCCAAGACGCGGGAGGCCTACGCACGCGACCTCACCCGGGTGCTGACCATCCTGACCGAGCACCTGGGCGGGCGCCCGTCCTTGGCCGACCTTGCCACCCTGAAGCCGGCGGATGTGCGCGCCGTATTGGCCGCCCGGCGCAGCGAAGGCAGCGCGCCGCGCACGCTGGTGCGGCTGCTGGCCGCCGCGCGGTCCTTTGCCAGGCACCTGGAACGGGAGGGGCTCGGCAAGGTGGCGCCCTTGTCTTCGGTCCGGGCGCCCAAAGTGCCGCGCGGCTTGCCCAAGCCCGTGACGCCCGATGCGGCGAAGGCGCTGGCAGACCCGGCCACCCGTGCCGGCGAGGCGCGGGAAAACTGGGTGCTGGCGCGGGATGCGGCCGTGATTGCCCTGCTCTATGGGGCGGGGCTTCGCATTTCCGAAGCGCTGAACCTCACCGCCAACCAGGTTCCGACGGCGGGAAAGCTGCCCGCCACCGGAGAAGTCGGCCAGATCACAGTGACCGGCAAGGGCAACAAGACGCGCATGGTGCCCCTCATCGCGCCCGTGGCCCAGGCCATCGCGGACTATGTGGCGCTCTGCCCGTTTCCGCTCTCGCCGGACGGCCCACTCTTCCGGGGGGCACGGGGTGGGCCGCTTTCACCCCGCATCATCCAGCAGGCGGTGGAGCGCATGCGCGGAGCCCTCGGCCTGCCCGATAGCGCGACACCACACGCCCTGCGCCATTCCTTTGCCACCCATTTGCTGGCACGGGGCGGGGAATTGCGCGCCATCCAGGAATTGCTGGGCCACGCCTCGCTATCCACCACGCAGATCTACACCGCCTTGGATGAGACGCGCCTCATGGAGGCCTATCGCGCCTTCCACCCCCGGGCGTGA
- a CDS encoding phosphatase PAP2 family protein: MKDGLSTLNRRLQRLPVVGSMLVRVSELERATLAIIAIAAVAFYGFLALAEDVLEGETHTIDERILLALRETTDRSDPIGPPWFEESMRDLTALGGTTILTLITLAVLAYLILIGKRHTALMVTASISGGAILSSLLKWGIGRPRPDLVPHGMEVYTASFPSGHSTMSAVVYLTLGALLARSQPRQRVKVFLLTLAASVTVIVGISRVYLGVHWPTDVLGGWALGAGWACLSWLVMLWLQERGEVEREAQPVLPGDKPAA, encoded by the coding sequence ATGAAGGACGGGCTCTCCACCCTCAATCGCCGCCTGCAGAGGCTGCCCGTCGTGGGATCCATGCTTGTGCGCGTCAGCGAGCTGGAGCGCGCGACCCTCGCCATCATCGCCATCGCGGCGGTCGCCTTCTATGGCTTCTTGGCGCTCGCCGAGGATGTGCTGGAGGGCGAGACCCACACCATAGACGAGCGCATCCTGCTCGCCCTGCGCGAGACCACGGACCGGTCCGACCCCATCGGCCCGCCCTGGTTCGAAGAGAGCATGCGCGACCTCACCGCACTGGGCGGCACCACCATCCTCACGCTCATCACATTGGCGGTGCTTGCGTATCTCATTCTGATCGGCAAGCGCCATACGGCGCTCATGGTCACCGCCTCCATTTCCGGCGGGGCCATCCTGTCAAGCCTGCTGAAATGGGGCATTGGCCGGCCGCGGCCGGACCTCGTGCCCCATGGCATGGAGGTCTATACGGCCAGTTTTCCGAGCGGACATTCCACCATGTCGGCCGTGGTCTATCTGACCCTGGGCGCGTTGCTCGCGCGCTCCCAGCCGCGCCAGAGGGTGAAGGTGTTCCTCCTCACGCTTGCCGCCAGCGTTACCGTCATCGTGGGCATCAGCCGTGTCTATCTGGGCGTCCATTGGCCCACTGATGTGCTCGGCGGCTGGGCGCTGGGCGCCGGCTGGGCGTGCCTCTCCTGGCTGGTCATGCTGTGGCTGCAGGAGCGCGGCGAGGTGGAGCGGGAGGCGCAGCCCGTCCTGCCCGGCGACAAGCCTGCCGCGTGA
- a CDS encoding YciI family protein — translation MAFFAMRLRAPRVTFPFDATPEEMALMQLHGAYWHDKAQAGIAIVVGPVMDPAGPFGLAVVEVEDEAGARALGLADPAVAADVGFAYEVMSMPSLILRRS, via the coding sequence GTGGCTTTTTTCGCGATGCGGCTGCGCGCTCCGCGCGTGACCTTTCCGTTCGATGCCACCCCTGAGGAAATGGCGCTGATGCAGTTGCACGGCGCCTATTGGCACGACAAGGCACAGGCCGGCATCGCCATCGTGGTGGGGCCGGTCATGGACCCCGCCGGGCCCTTCGGGCTGGCGGTGGTGGAAGTTGAGGACGAGGCCGGCGCGCGGGCCCTGGGGCTTGCGGATCCGGCGGTGGCGGCGGATGTGGGCTTCGCCTACGAGGTGATGTCCATGCCGTCGCTGATCTTGCGTCGGTCCTGA
- the lpdA gene encoding dihydrolipoyl dehydrogenase has translation MSTYDLIVIGTGPGGYVAAIRAAQLGMKVAVVEKRGTHGGTCLNVGCIPSKALLFASEKFEEAGHVFASMGIGVPAPTLDLPTMLGFKDKGVDGNVKGVEFLLKKNKIDAFFGTGKILGAGKVEVTANADGAVQVLETKNILIATGSDVAQLPGITIDEKRVVSSTGALSLDKVPGKLVVVGAGVIGLELGSVWRRLGAKVTVVEFLDRILPGMDGEVAKSFQRILGKQGFQFKLGTKVTGIDTSGETLKVSVEPAAGGAAETLDADVVLVAIGRVAYTAGLGLAEIGVETDKRGRVVVDGHFKSTVDGIYAIGDVIAGPMLAHKAEDEGVAVAELLAGKAGHVNYDVIPGVVYTFPEVASVGKTEEELKEAGVAYNVGKFPFTANGRTKVNNTTDGFVKILADAATDKVLGAHIIGPEAGEMIHECAVLMEFGGSSEDLARTCHAHPTRSEAVKEAAMAVEKRAIHM, from the coding sequence ATGAGCACCTACGATCTCATCGTCATCGGCACCGGCCCCGGCGGCTATGTGGCGGCCATTCGCGCCGCCCAGCTCGGCATGAAGGTGGCTGTGGTGGAAAAGCGCGGCACCCATGGCGGCACCTGCCTGAATGTGGGCTGCATCCCCTCCAAGGCGCTGCTGTTTGCCTCCGAGAAGTTCGAGGAAGCCGGCCACGTCTTCGCCTCCATGGGCATCGGCGTTCCCGCCCCGACCCTCGACCTGCCCACCATGCTTGGCTTCAAGGACAAGGGCGTGGACGGCAATGTGAAGGGCGTCGAGTTCCTTCTGAAGAAGAACAAGATCGACGCCTTCTTCGGCACCGGCAAGATCCTTGGCGCCGGCAAGGTGGAAGTGACGGCGAATGCCGACGGCGCCGTGCAGGTGCTGGAGACAAAGAACATCCTGATTGCCACCGGTTCCGACGTGGCGCAGCTGCCCGGCATCACCATCGATGAGAAGCGGGTGGTCTCCTCCACCGGCGCGCTCTCCCTGGACAAGGTGCCCGGTAAGCTCGTGGTGGTGGGCGCGGGCGTCATTGGCCTTGAGCTTGGCAGCGTGTGGCGTCGCCTGGGCGCAAAAGTGACGGTGGTTGAGTTCCTCGACCGCATCCTGCCTGGCATGGATGGCGAGGTGGCCAAGTCGTTCCAGCGCATCCTTGGCAAGCAGGGCTTCCAGTTCAAGCTGGGCACCAAGGTGACCGGAATCGATACCTCCGGCGAGACGCTGAAGGTGTCGGTGGAGCCCGCCGCTGGCGGCGCCGCCGAAACGCTGGACGCCGACGTGGTGCTGGTGGCCATCGGCCGCGTGGCCTACACCGCCGGCCTCGGCCTCGCCGAGATCGGGGTCGAGACTGACAAGCGCGGCCGCGTGGTGGTGGACGGCCACTTCAAGTCCACCGTCGATGGCATCTATGCCATTGGCGACGTGATCGCTGGTCCCATGCTCGCCCACAAGGCGGAGGACGAGGGCGTCGCGGTGGCCGAACTGCTGGCTGGCAAGGCGGGACACGTGAATTACGACGTCATTCCCGGCGTCGTCTACACGTTCCCGGAGGTCGCTTCCGTCGGCAAGACCGAGGAAGAACTGAAGGAGGCCGGCGTCGCCTACAATGTGGGCAAGTTCCCCTTCACCGCCAATGGCCGCACCAAGGTGAACAACACCACGGACGGCTTTGTGAAGATCCTGGCGGATGCCGCCACCGACAAGGTTCTGGGCGCTCACATCATCGGCCCCGAGGCCGGCGAGATGATCCACGAATGCGCGGTGCTGATGGAGTTTGGCGGCTCGTCCGAGGATCTCGCCCGCACCTGCCATGCCCATCCGACCCGCTCGGAAGCGGTCAAGGAAGCCGCCATGGCGGTGGAGAAGCGCGCCATCCATATGTGA
- a CDS encoding MAPEG family protein — MTVELHYLAFSILLVFVQLFLAAAGATKARGLKWNAGARDEATPPLPPVAGRLDRAFRNVLETFPLFAAAVLLTHAAGVHSALTSFGAGLYFWARVAYVPLYAFGIPYVRSMVWSAASGGIVLILAALL; from the coding sequence ATGACCGTGGAACTGCACTATTTGGCCTTCAGCATTCTGCTGGTATTCGTTCAGCTGTTTCTTGCCGCCGCAGGGGCGACCAAGGCACGAGGGCTTAAGTGGAATGCCGGTGCCCGTGACGAGGCAACGCCGCCCTTGCCGCCCGTGGCCGGCCGGCTCGACCGCGCCTTCCGAAATGTACTGGAGACCTTTCCCCTGTTCGCCGCGGCCGTGCTGCTGACCCATGCGGCGGGGGTGCATTCGGCGCTGACCAGCTTCGGGGCCGGGCTCTATTTCTGGGCGCGGGTGGCCTATGTGCCGCTTTATGCCTTCGGCATTCCCTATGTGCGCTCCATGGTATGGAGCGCAGCGAGCGGCGGGATCGTGCTGATCCTCGCCGCCCTTCTGTGA
- a CDS encoding PadR family transcriptional regulator produces the protein MFGCRSHFERHAAGRFGEGGGFGGGRGGRGRGGGGGDMFRLGRMLAQGDLKLLALALIAEQPRHGYEIIKLIEEKTGGWYSPSPGVVYPTLTYLEEAGFVVAEAEGAKKRYAITPEGEAHLAENRDFADALLGRLSEIGLRMSRFKKWMGRGEEDGHREGSLPRLVEAAFENLREASQQALEADRGGELRIVEILSRAANDIRQNG, from the coding sequence ATGTTTGGATGCAGATCCCATTTTGAGCGCCACGCCGCCGGCCGCTTTGGCGAAGGCGGCGGGTTCGGCGGCGGCCGGGGGGGCCGTGGGCGCGGCGGCGGGGGCGGCGACATGTTCCGCCTCGGCCGCATGCTGGCCCAGGGCGATCTCAAGCTGCTGGCCCTCGCGCTCATCGCCGAGCAGCCGCGTCACGGCTATGAGATCATCAAGCTGATCGAGGAGAAGACCGGCGGCTGGTATTCGCCGAGCCCGGGCGTGGTCTATCCGACCTTGACCTATCTGGAAGAGGCCGGCTTCGTGGTGGCAGAGGCGGAGGGCGCCAAGAAGCGCTATGCCATCACACCCGAGGGCGAGGCCCATCTGGCTGAGAATCGCGACTTCGCCGACGCCCTGCTGGGCCGTTTGTCCGAGATCGGCCTGCGCATGAGCCGCTTCAAGAAGTGGATGGGACGCGGGGAAGAGGACGGGCACCGGGAAGGCAGCCTGCCGCGCCTGGTGGAAGCCGCCTTCGAAAATCTGCGCGAGGCCAGCCAGCAGGCGCTGGAGGCCGATCGCGGCGGCGAGTTGCGGATCGTGGAGATTCTGTCCCGCGCCGCCAACGATATCCGTCAGAACGGATGA
- the odhB gene encoding 2-oxoglutarate dehydrogenase complex dihydrolipoyllysine-residue succinyltransferase produces MATEIRVPTLGESVTEATIGKWFKKPGDAVKADEPLVELETDKVTVEVPAPAAGVLSEIIAKDGETVGVGALLGAIAEGGAAAAPAAPKAEAPKAAPAPAPAAPAAPAKAAPGAENGPAVSRLAAESGVSPAGVAGSGKDGRVTKGDMLAAIASGAAAPAPAPVSVPRVASAPADAAREERVKMTKLRQTIARRLKDAQNTAAMLTTFNDVDMTAVMSLRAQFKDAFEKKHGTKLGFMGFFTKAVIAALKDLPAVNAEIDGTDIVYKNYYNIGIAVGTEKGLVVPVVRDADQLTVADIEKTIAGYGRKARDGKLGIEDMQGGTFTITNGGIYGSLMSTPILNAPQSGILGMHRIEERPVAIKGQVVIRPMMYLALSYDHRIVDGREAVTFLVRVKETLEDPARLVLDL; encoded by the coding sequence ATGGCGACCGAAATCCGCGTGCCCACCCTGGGCGAGTCCGTTACCGAGGCCACCATCGGCAAGTGGTTCAAGAAGCCTGGCGACGCCGTGAAGGCGGACGAGCCCCTGGTGGAGCTTGAGACCGACAAGGTCACGGTGGAAGTGCCCGCACCCGCCGCCGGCGTCCTCTCCGAGATCATCGCCAAGGATGGCGAGACCGTCGGCGTCGGTGCGCTGCTGGGCGCCATTGCGGAAGGCGGAGCGGCTGCCGCTCCCGCCGCTCCCAAAGCAGAGGCTCCGAAGGCGGCTCCCGCTCCCGCTCCGGCGGCGCCCGCTGCGCCCGCCAAGGCGGCCCCTGGCGCCGAGAACGGCCCGGCCGTGTCGCGCCTCGCCGCCGAGAGCGGTGTGTCTCCGGCTGGCGTTGCCGGCTCCGGCAAGGATGGCCGTGTGACCAAGGGCGACATGCTGGCGGCCATCGCCTCCGGCGCTGCGGCCCCCGCGCCCGCGCCGGTCTCCGTGCCCCGCGTCGCCTCCGCGCCTGCGGATGCGGCCCGCGAGGAGCGGGTCAAGATGACCAAGCTGCGCCAGACCATTGCGCGCCGCCTGAAGGACGCCCAGAACACCGCCGCCATGCTCACCACGTTCAACGACGTGGACATGACCGCGGTCATGAGCCTGCGCGCCCAGTTCAAGGATGCCTTCGAGAAGAAGCATGGCACCAAGCTCGGCTTCATGGGCTTCTTCACCAAGGCGGTGATCGCCGCCCTGAAGGACCTGCCGGCGGTGAATGCCGAGATTGACGGCACCGACATCGTCTACAAGAACTACTACAATATCGGCATCGCGGTGGGCACCGAGAAGGGCCTCGTGGTGCCGGTGGTGCGTGACGCCGACCAGCTGACCGTGGCCGACATCGAGAAGACCATTGCCGGTTATGGCCGCAAGGCGCGCGACGGCAAGCTCGGCATCGAGGACATGCAGGGCGGCACCTTCACCATCACCAATGGCGGCATCTACGGCTCGCTGATGTCCACCCCCATCCTCAACGCGCCGCAGTCGGGCATCCTCGGCATGCACCGCATCGAGGAGCGCCCGGTGGCCATCAAGGGCCAGGTGGTGATCCGCCCGATGATGTACCTGGCGCTCTCCTACGACCACCGCATCGTCGACGGCCGCGAGGCCGTGACCTTCCTGGTGCGCGTGAAGGAGACCCTGGAGGATCCGGCGCGCCTCGTGCTCGACCTGTGA
- a CDS encoding ribose-phosphate pyrophosphokinase, whose protein sequence is MSTENGSMKIVAGNSNRALSEAIAAYLATPLTKAVVRRFADMEIFVEIQENVRGQDVFVVQSTSFPTNDHLMELLIIIDALRRASAKRITAVIPYFGYARQDRKPGPRTPISAKLVANLITHAGADRVMTLDLHAGQIQGFFDIPTDNLYSAPVMVRDIKERFDIGNLMVVSPDVGGVVRARALAKRIDAQLAIVDKRRERPGESEVMNVIGNVEGRSCILVDDIVDSGGTLVNAADALLARGAKEVHAYITHGVLSGGAVARITASKLKELVITDSILPTEAVRVARNIRVVSISTLIGEAIARTAHEESVSSLFD, encoded by the coding sequence ATGTCGACCGAGAACGGATCCATGAAGATTGTCGCCGGCAATTCCAACCGCGCCCTGTCAGAAGCCATCGCGGCCTATCTCGCCACCCCGCTGACCAAGGCGGTGGTGCGGCGCTTCGCCGACATGGAGATCTTCGTCGAGATCCAGGAGAATGTGCGCGGGCAGGATGTCTTCGTGGTCCAATCCACGTCCTTCCCCACCAATGACCACCTGATGGAGCTGCTGATCATCATCGACGCGCTGCGCCGGGCCTCGGCGAAGCGCATCACGGCGGTGATCCCCTATTTCGGCTATGCCCGCCAGGACCGCAAACCCGGGCCGCGCACTCCCATCTCGGCCAAGCTGGTGGCCAATCTCATCACCCATGCGGGCGCCGACCGGGTGATGACGCTGGACCTGCATGCGGGCCAGATCCAGGGCTTCTTCGACATCCCCACCGACAACCTCTATTCCGCGCCGGTCATGGTCCGGGACATCAAGGAGCGGTTCGACATCGGCAACCTGATGGTGGTGTCCCCCGATGTGGGTGGCGTGGTGCGTGCCCGGGCGCTCGCCAAGCGCATCGATGCCCAGCTCGCCATCGTCGACAAGCGCCGCGAGCGGCCGGGCGAGAGCGAAGTGATGAACGTGATCGGCAATGTGGAAGGCCGCTCCTGTATCCTCGTGGACGACATCGTGGATTCCGGCGGCACGCTGGTGAATGCGGCCGATGCGCTCCTGGCGCGCGGCGCCAAGGAAGTGCACGCTTATATCACCCACGGCGTGCTCTCCGGCGGGGCGGTGGCGCGCATCACGGCCTCCAAGCTCAAGGAGCTGGTGATCACGGATTCCATCCTGCCCACCGAAGCAGTTCGGGTGGCGCGGAACATCCGCGTCGTATCCATCAGCACCCTCATTGGCGAGGCGATCGCCCGGACGGCGCACGAAGAATCGGTCTCCAGCCTGTTCGACTGA
- a CDS encoding VOC family protein, with amino-acid sequence MFDHMSLGVRDLARATSFYDRVLAPLGMVRVMTFDEPTGTASAGYDYSGAADATDNAAFWLEERKGADIVCPPGFHLCFRAKDRAAVHAFHAAGLAAGGRDNGAPGLRPAYGPTYYAAFLLDLDGWRIEAVTYRPD; translated from the coding sequence ATGTTCGATCATATGTCGCTGGGCGTCCGCGACCTCGCCCGTGCCACGTCCTTTTATGACCGGGTTCTGGCGCCGCTGGGCATGGTGCGGGTGATGACGTTCGACGAGCCCACCGGCACCGCCTCCGCTGGCTATGACTATTCCGGTGCCGCCGACGCCACCGACAATGCCGCCTTCTGGCTTGAGGAACGCAAGGGCGCCGACATCGTCTGTCCGCCCGGCTTTCATCTGTGCTTCCGGGCGAAAGACCGGGCCGCCGTGCACGCCTTTCACGCCGCAGGCCTTGCGGCCGGCGGCAGGGACAATGGTGCTCCTGGCCTGCGGCCAGCCTATGGACCCACTTATTACGCCGCTTTCCTGCTGGACCTGGATGGATGGCGGATCGAGGCGGTCACCTATCGTCCCGATTAA
- the lgt gene encoding prolipoprotein diacylglyceryl transferase has translation MIQLALPFPALDPILVEIGPFAIRWYALAYIAGLLIGWRLARWLVSRPALWGGTSPMKPLDIDDYLFWATLGVILGGRIGYVLFYNLPYFLQHPAEIFMVWKGGMSFHGGLAGTIVALVLFARARGIPVPSLLDVSGVVAPIGLFFGRVANFINGELWGRPSDAPWAIIFPTGGNVPRHPSQLYEAALEGVLLFVIMIIAVRLGALKRPGLAGGIFGIGYGLGRITGEFFREPDPQLGYLAFGTTMGMILSVPLVLAGVGLVLYSLKSGASRPRKET, from the coding sequence CTCGATCCGATTCTCGTTGAGATCGGTCCCTTCGCCATCCGCTGGTACGCCCTTGCCTATATTGCCGGCCTGCTGATCGGCTGGCGCCTCGCCCGCTGGCTGGTCTCGCGGCCCGCGCTGTGGGGCGGCACCTCGCCCATGAAGCCCCTGGACATCGACGATTATTTGTTCTGGGCGACGCTGGGCGTCATTCTGGGCGGTCGCATCGGCTATGTGCTGTTCTACAACCTGCCTTATTTCCTCCAGCACCCGGCCGAGATCTTCATGGTCTGGAAGGGTGGCATGTCCTTCCATGGTGGGCTGGCGGGCACCATTGTCGCGCTCGTCCTTTTCGCCCGCGCGCGCGGCATTCCGGTGCCATCGCTGCTGGATGTTTCCGGCGTGGTGGCGCCCATCGGACTGTTCTTTGGCCGTGTCGCGAACTTCATCAATGGAGAGCTTTGGGGTCGCCCCTCCGACGCCCCCTGGGCGATCATCTTCCCCACCGGCGGCAATGTGCCACGGCACCCCAGCCAGCTCTACGAAGCGGCCCTCGAGGGTGTCCTCCTGTTTGTCATCATGATCATCGCGGTGCGCCTGGGCGCGCTGAAGCGGCCGGGGCTGGCGGGGGGCATTTTCGGCATCGGCTATGGGCTTGGACGCATCACCGGCGAGTTCTTCCGTGAGCCCGATCCGCAATTGGGCTATCTCGCCTTCGGCACCACCATGGGCATGATCCTGTCCGTTCCACTGGTGCTGGCCGGCGTCGGCCTCGTGCTTTACAGCCTGAAATCGGGCGCGTCCCGACCGCGCAAGGAGACCTGA